Proteins encoded together in one Candidatus Deferrimicrobiaceae bacterium window:
- a CDS encoding type II toxin-antitoxin system HicB family antitoxin, producing the protein MRQVILIKGEDGYWIAECASLPGCVSQGKTKEEAIANVREAIRGYIAALKEDGLPVPKEHF; encoded by the coding sequence ATGCGCCAGGTGATTCTGATCAAGGGTGAGGACGGGTACTGGATTGCCGAGTGTGCCAGTCTTCCTGGTTGCGTCAGTCAGGGGAAGACAAAAGAGGAGGCGATCGCAAACGTCAGGGAGGCAATCCGAGGGTACATTGCCGCCCTCAAGGAGGACGGCCTTCCCGTTCCGAAGGAACATTTTA
- a CDS encoding capsule assembly Wzi family protein, which produces MLVENRNVPFFIALFLCAMGISAASRIEAADLFLNDEPEVYAAIDRLSALGYLPRLPANTRPYSVRAIRAATKLDPRAAAPPGFDGEVFRWLAAYVAPKEMGRLTGAAAFSDSRFTPANGEGVPVPKGWSGRASVAIREQTTPLVNGQLRFTSFYGEGGDEGNRLLDASIELGSPWFAVQAGKISTWYGPGRHGALLFTNNTAPYPGVRVHNPEPIPAPGSFSFLGALQYDVFAARMEKKERFSHSLLVGTRLAARPSRWFEFGLFRAMHYGGEGRSNGIGEFLTDYFGNDDPPDNSNSLYGFDLALTLPFPSYPVQAYWERAGEGRSQVGRIFLPWSDRWANLYGLYFPRIFRFSRLDLRVEHADNESGEAGDDNWYAHPAYPHRYRGEILGHPMGGNAKDWFVESRYHLRPDSYAGISYERVMRYGPNAGGERRTIVSAGLVAWLSESWRGEARASWDRVTDEGGVAGRDGTDFSAWVALSWQTNVLVPSDEQEVPIREYPRVTQ; this is translated from the coding sequence GTGCTTGTAGAGAACAGGAACGTCCCTTTTTTTATCGCCCTGTTCCTTTGCGCGATGGGCATTTCCGCCGCTTCCCGCATCGAGGCCGCCGACCTGTTTTTAAACGACGAACCGGAAGTCTACGCGGCGATCGACCGGCTCTCCGCGCTGGGATACCTGCCGCGCCTTCCCGCCAACACGCGTCCGTACTCCGTCCGCGCGATCCGGGCGGCGACGAAACTGGATCCCCGCGCCGCCGCTCCTCCCGGATTCGACGGGGAAGTCTTCCGGTGGCTTGCCGCGTACGTCGCTCCGAAGGAGATGGGACGGCTGACGGGCGCCGCCGCCTTCTCCGATTCCCGCTTCACCCCGGCAAACGGCGAGGGGGTTCCCGTCCCGAAGGGGTGGTCGGGCCGCGCGTCGGTCGCCATCCGGGAGCAGACGACCCCCCTGGTCAACGGCCAACTCCGGTTTACCTCGTTTTACGGAGAAGGGGGGGACGAAGGGAACCGCCTCCTTGACGCCTCCATCGAACTCGGATCCCCCTGGTTCGCCGTCCAGGCGGGGAAGATCTCGACCTGGTACGGCCCGGGGCGCCACGGCGCGCTCCTCTTCACGAACAATACGGCGCCGTACCCCGGCGTCCGCGTCCACAACCCCGAGCCGATCCCGGCCCCCGGATCGTTCTCGTTCCTCGGCGCGCTCCAGTACGACGTCTTCGCGGCCCGGATGGAGAAGAAGGAGCGGTTCTCCCATTCCCTCCTCGTGGGAACGCGGCTTGCGGCCCGGCCCTCCCGGTGGTTCGAGTTCGGCCTCTTCCGGGCGATGCATTACGGCGGGGAGGGCAGGAGCAACGGGATCGGCGAGTTCCTCACGGACTACTTCGGGAACGACGATCCGCCCGACAACAGCAATTCGCTCTACGGGTTCGACCTCGCCCTCACGCTCCCTTTCCCGTCCTACCCCGTCCAGGCCTACTGGGAGCGCGCGGGCGAGGGCAGAAGCCAAGTGGGCAGGATCTTCCTCCCCTGGTCCGACAGGTGGGCAAATCTCTACGGCCTCTATTTCCCCCGGATCTTTCGCTTCTCCCGCCTCGACCTGCGCGTCGAGCACGCGGACAACGAAAGCGGCGAGGCCGGGGACGACAACTGGTATGCGCACCCCGCCTACCCGCACCGGTACCGCGGGGAGATCCTGGGGCACCCGATGGGAGGAAACGCGAAGGACTGGTTCGTCGAGTCGCGCTACCATCTCCGGCCGGACTCGTACGCCGGGATCTCCTACGAACGGGTGATGCGCTACGGCCCGAACGCCGGGGGCGAGCGCCGCACGATCGTCTCCGCGGGGCTTGTCGCCTGGCTCTCGGAAAGCTGGCGGGGGGAGGCGCGCGCCTCCTGGGACCGCGTGACCGACGAGGGGGGGGTCGCCGGCCGGGACGGGACCGATTTCTCCGCCTGGGTCGCCCTCTCCTGGCAGACGAACGTTCTGGTCCCTTCCGACGAGCAGGAGGTCCCCATCCGGGAGTACCCGAGGGTTACGCAGTGA